In the genome of Polaromonas vacuolata, the window TGATTCGTCCATGCGCGCCTTGGTGGCCGGTCAACGCATAGTCTCGGACCCCTACTTGTTATCGCGTGAGCTAGCGCCCGAGCGTTTGTCAGCACTCACTAAGCAGCGGCTAAGGTGGGCGCAAGGATGGTTGCAGATATCCATGAAATGGCTGCTGCCGGCGCTTCGCTCGCGCCATCTCACCGTGCGCCAAAAGCTAGGTGTGTTTCAGTTGTTGGGCTGGCGCGAAATCTATCCTTGGGTCTCTTTGCAAATCCTGCCACTTATCGCTTGGTGGGCAGTAGAGGCCGGCTCGCTGTTAGATATTGAATGGCAGGTGCCGCTCTTTGTTGTGACATCGCTGTTCACACTGGGAACCGGACCAGGACAGATTATCTTTATCTACATACTCGCCGATCGACAGTTAAAAAGAAATGCAACTTGGTTCTGGTTTTATCTAGTCACATCAACTTTTTTTTACGCCGGTCTGAAAAACGCTTGGAATCGGATTGCCCACTTTAAGCAGTGGCGCGGTGAAACTACTTGGGTAGTGACATCAAGAGTCAAGGTAAAAAAGTAAAGTCTAGTGCGCACTGGACGATAGGCCGTGCATACGACTAAGACGCGCGATCAGGTCATCTGGATCGAAAGGCTTAGCTAAGTAGTCGTTAGCACCTGACACGAGTGCACGTTTGACCGACGGCTCATCTCCACTTGCACTAAGCATCATCACCGGCACGTCTTTCCAGCGGCGCTGGCTGCGCAAGATGTCGAGTAATTGCAAACCGTCGATCTCTGGCAGCATGATGTCTAGTAGCACCGCATCAACGACTGGGCCACCCAGAATTGCGGCTTTGCCCTGTAATCCATCGTGAGCTTCAAGCATGGCCCAGCCTTGCTGAGCTAGGATGAAGCCGAGCAGATAGCGAATACTGGGATCGTCTTCGACCACCAGCGCCACTCTGGCTTGATCGGTTCTGGCCTGATCGGTATTAGCGGGTGCAGATACTGACGTTGTCGCCGTCGCGGTTTTCGCCAGTATTGCGCGGATACGTTCACACAGCTGATGCGGATCGAAGGGCTTGGCAATCACATCTACCGCATTGAGCGCACGGTATTGCGACACCTGTTTGGCCGCCGTGTGTGCGGTCAAGAAGGCCACAGGCACCAAAGCCAATGCGCTTTGCTGACGTAGTGCGGCCAACGTTTCGAGGCCATCCATGTCGGGCATAGAGACGTCGAGCAACAGCAGATCAGGACGGAAGTTGGCCGCCTCTGCGAGCGCTTGTGCGCCGCAAGCGCAGGCCAGCACTTGGTAGCCACCCAAATGCTCAAGCGCTAGCTGGACAATCGAGCGTATGTCTTTGTCGTCCTCCACCAGCAAGATACGTTGAGCGCTCATGCTTGGGCACTAGGCAAGATGACTTCGAAGGTTGTGCAGCCAGGCTGCGAGCGGTAGCTAATCGAGCCGTACATGTGTTCAATCATTTGTTTAGCCATAAAAAGTCCTAGCCCCGAGCCGCCTTTTTGGCGGTTAGTTTGCATATTTGCTTGCGCAAAACGCTGGAAAATATTTTGACGAAAATGCTCTGGGATGCCAGGTCCGCAATCGGTAACCTGTAAGCATACGGTCGCGGCGAGCGGGTCAGACACATCGCCGCCAAGAGATGGGATGAACAAAGCCGATTTGCAAGCAGCAAAAGCGGACAGACACACATTGCTGCCTCGAGGAGCGAATGCAATGGCGTTGGAGACTAAATTAGCCAGCACCTGATTGAGCCGCTGTACATCAGCCGACAGACACAAGTTAGGTGTTGCCTGCACTTGAAGCTGAACGCCAGCGACGCCGGCCACAGCTGCATAGGCTTGGACTACTCGCTCAAGTACGGCGCTTACCAGCAGCGGCTGCAAGACAAACTGCATTTTCCCCGAGGCTAATTTTTCCAAGTCCAAAATGTCGTCTACCATTTTGCACAGGCGGTCGGTGTTTAGCGCGGCTAGAGAAATCAGCTTAGTAGCCGCATCGGGCAAGATTCCAGCAACGCCTTTATCCAGCAGTTTGACCGCACCGTGAATAGCGGTGAGCGGGGTTCGCAACTCATGGCTGACGAGCGAGATAAATTCGCTTTTCATGTTGCTCACTCGCTTGCGTTCAGTGATGTCGTGGACGATAGACAAGATGACCGGCTTACCAAAATTAGTCAGCAATTGCCACCTCATCTCGACCGGAACAAGCACACCATCTTGACGCAGTCTGACGCTTTCAAACTGCAACTGCTGCGCGCCGTTTTGCAACTGTTGCAGATAAGCCATGAGAGAGTCGCGCTCGGTATCCGGCGTGACGTCTAGCGGCGTCATGCGGCACATCTCCTCCAGTGAATAACCCAGACTTTTCAACGCCACGGCGTTGGCATACAGGAAGTGCAAAGACAGGCTGTCAAAAACCATAACCTCATCTGTCACAGCATCAATCAAGGTACCCAGCCAATTGAGCATGCGGCTTTGGCGTGCCGCCTCTAGCGAGGCCATCAGCACACCCGCTAACTGCGTCAGCGACTGCTTTTGGCTGGTATTGAGGCTACGCGGCTCTGAATCCATGACGCACAGCATGCCGATTGAGTTGCCGCGAGAACTATTGAGCTGGCTGCCGCTGTAAAAACGCACCTTAGCATCATTGAGTTTTGTATTCCCCGAAAAGCAAGGGTTGTCCCAAGTGTCGGCCACTTCAAACAATTCCTGCGCCAAGATGGCGTGGCCGCAAATGCTGTCATTACGTGAACTTTCTCCAAACACAGAGCCATATTCAGTTTTAAACCAGTGTCGGTCGCCATCAATAAATGTGACTGCGGCATAGCGCGTACCGCAAATGGTGGCGGCGAGCTCAGCAATTTCATCAAAGATTTTCTCGGGCGCTGTGTCCAAAACGCCATACGCATACAGGTCTTCTAGTCGATCGGCTTCATTGAGTGGAATAGCAGGTGTAATCATGGACTGAAGAATTTGTAACAGATCTTATCTGTGAGACTTCTTTCTAGCGCTGCAAAAACGATGATTTAACGCTTAAGTCATAAACCAAATCAGGCTAGCGTCAAGCATATCAAGCCTATAGGTTTTTAGCGTTGGCCAAGCGCGCGATATACAGCGGTTTATCACTGAAGAGCCGACATGGCCGGATGAGAAAATACATGCGGCAAAAAAGACTCCTTTGTTCTGTGAATCCAATCATGGCCGCAACTTCAATCGAAGTTGTCCGCAAAATCTCAAAAATAAAATCCAGCAACCAGCATTTACTTTTTTAAGACAAGAAAAAACCCGCTAAGCGCAAGGCTTAACGGGTTTGAAACTTTATTGATTTGTCTTAAAACAATCAAATGGTGCCGATTATCGGAGTCGAACTGATGACCTACCGCTTACAAGGCGGTTGCTCTACCAACTGAGCTAAATCGGCTTGAAAACAAGTTCCTGATTCTACTTGATCTTTAGGCCTGTTTTACTTGATTCGCGTAAGAGATGGGCGAGAACCTGATTTAGGTTTGGGTGGAACCGGCGGTTCGCCGTCGCTATCTGGCGGGGCGGACGCACTTCCCTCACCTGTCACCAGATGCATGCCCTTGTGATCCGCCGCCGTCAAAGTTTGGGCAGGGCTATCCAGCACATCATCAAACGTCTCCGCAGCTGGGCGCGGACTCAATGCCAAGCTCGGTGATTTGGCCGTCGATTTAACCGGCGACTTTGGCTGTGAAGAGGCAGGGTTGGGCATAGGAAACGCCATGCCTTGACCATTTTCACGTGCATAAATCGCGGTTACTCGTTCGATAGGAACCATGATTTCACGCGAACTGCCCGCGAACCTGGCTTTAAATTCAATGAACTCATTACCAAGCTGAAGCGAAGACGTTGCGTCAAAACTAATATTCAGAACAATCTCATTGTTCTTAACGTACTCACGCGGTACATGGACGCTGTCGTCCACGGCCACGGCAACATAGGGCGTAAATCCATTGTCAGTACACCACTCATAAAGCGCCCGAATCAGATAAGGGCGGGTGGAGCTTGACTCCTGCAGGTTCATTAAATCAGACAAAGTAAAACTATTCCCAATGTTGACGTTAGCTATTTATTTACTTACTTACGCATCACTTTTTCAGACGGAGTCAGCGCTTCAATATAGGCTGGGCGCGAAAAAATTCGTTCAGCATACTTGAGCAATGGCGCTGCATTTTTCGACAGTTCAATGTCGTAATAATCCAGGCGCCAAAGCAATGGCGCGATCGCCACGTCGAGCATAGAAAAACTGTCACCCAGCATGTATTTATTTTTCAAGAAAATAGGTGCGAGTTGAGTCAGACGATCGCGTATATGGGCGCGAGCTTTCTCCAGCACCTTGTCGTTACCTTTGGCGGCGCGCGACTCAAGCATGTTGACATGCACAAACAACTCTTTTTCAAAGTTAAGCAAGAACAAGCGCACGCGGGCGCGGTCAACCGGATCGCCGGGCATGAGTTGTGGATGCGGGAAACGCTCGTCAATGTATTCGTTGATGATGTTTGACTCGTACAAAATTAAATCGCGTTCGACCAAGATAGGAACTTGGCCGTAGGGATTCATGACATTGATGTCTTCAGGCTTGTTGTACAAATCAACATCGCGGATTTCAAAGTCCATGCCTTTTTCAAACAATACAAAGCGGCAGCGGTGAGAAAAAGGGCAGGTCGTGCCTGAATAAAGGACCATCATGATTCGGAACTCCTGAAAGCAAAAGAGCAGCGGAGGACTTTTCAGCCCATACCGCTACTTCGATGATGCCGACACGCCTGAAAAGCGTGAACGGCGAAAAAGCAAAAAAGCTTACGAATTTAAAATTACTTGACGTCTTTCCAGAACGCTGCATTGAGGCGCCAGGCGGCAAAAGTCAATAGCATCAAGAACATCAACACCCAAACACCGGTACGAACGCGGGTGTTTCGAGCCGGTTCTGCCATCCATTGTAGATAACCCACTAAATCACCCATGGATTGATCGTATTTCAAAGGCGTCATCGTACCTGGGGTGACTTGTTCCCAACCTTTGAACAGCGCCACTTTATGGCCATGCTCTTCACGCTCTTCGTAGACCGGCTTGCGCTCGCCTTGCAATTGCCACAAAACATGCGGCATGGCGGCATTCGGGTAAGCCAGGTTATTCCAACCCGTGGCCTTGGAAGAATCGCGATAGTAAGTGCGCAAATAGGTGTAGATATAGTCGGAACCACTACCGCCAGCGCCCGAACGTGAACGCGCAATCACGCTCAAATCGGGCGGATTGACACCATACAGTATCTTGCCTTGGTCGGCGGTAATCGCAACATTCATGGTGTCGCCCACTTTATCAGTGGCGAACATCAAGTTGTCTTTGATCTGCTGCGCCGTTAAACCTATGTCGGTTAAACGGTTGTAGCGCATGTAGGCCGCTGCGTGGCAGTTAAGGCAATAGTTAACGAAAAGTTTGGCGCCGTGCTGTAAGGCCACTAAATCATTGGATTTGTTCGGCGCTTTATCCCAAGAAATGCCTGCTTCGTTAGCCTGAGCACCGGCCACAAAGCCAAGCGCTGCGATCAAAGTGAGTAGAAATTTTTTCATGCTTTTTATTCTCCAGCTCAATGGGCGGTAAAGGTCACGCGGTCAGGCACTGGCTTGAACGTGCCGAGCTTGCTCCACCATGGCATCAAGAGGAAAAATCCGAAGTAAAACAATGTGCCAATCTGTGAAATCGTTTGCGCAAGATCCAACTGGACAAAACCTAGATTGAGCGCACCCCACACGCCTGGTGGCTGTATACCGAGGTAGCCCAAAACCAAGAAGAAAAACACAAAAGCAGCATAAACATACTTGTGCCAGTCTGGACGGTAGCGAATCGACTTGACCTTGCTGTAATCGAGCCAAGGCAGGAAGAACAAGATGATGACCGAGCCACCCATCACAACGACGCCCCAGAATTTTGCATCAAAAGTCTTGAGCAAAACCATCGCCACCAGTGCGGCAACTGCAATACCAATTTTGACCATCAGGCTCAAACGAGTCTTGATGAAGGTAAACACTGGAATCGCAGCGAGAATCACGATCGTCACATTAATCAAATCATCGGTTGTGGCGCGCAACATCGAGTAGAACGGCGTGAAATACCAGACCGGTGCAATGTGCAAGGGGGTCTTGAGTGGATCAGCCGGTATGAAGTTGTTGTACTCCAAGAAGTAACCACCACCTTCAGGTGCGAAAAAGATGACGGCAGTAAAAGCCATCAAGAACACGCTCACCGCAAAGATATCGTGCACCGTGTAGTAAGGGTGAAAAGGAATGCCGTCAAGCGGATGACCATCTGCGCCTTTAGTGGCTTTGATCTCAACGCCATCGGGGTTGTTTGAGCCAACTTCATGCAACGCAATAATGTGCGCGACCACTAAGCCCAGCAGCACCAACGGCACAGCAATCACGTGGAAGGCGAAAAAGCGGTTCAAAGTAGCGTCACCGACCACGTAGTCACCGCGAATGAGCAGCGCCAAATCAGGGCCAATAAAGGGAATGGCGGCAAACAAATTAACAATAACCTGAGCACCCCAGTAACTCATCTGGCCCCATGGCAGCAGGTAACCCATAAAGGCTTCTGCCATCAAGCAGAGAAAAATCGCGCAGCCGAACACCCAAATCAGCTCACGAGGCTTGCGATAGCTACCGTAAAGCAGGCCGCGGAACATGTGCAGATAAATCACGATGAAAAATGCCGACGCGCCGGTCGAGTGCATGTAACGAATCAACCAGCCCCAGGGCACGTCACGCATGATGTACTCAACCGAGGCGAAAGCCTTGGCAGCATCAGGCTTGTAATTCATGGTCAGGAATATGCCAGTGACGATCTGAATGACCAACACCAACATCGCCAGAGCACCAAAAACGTAGAAGAAATTAAAGTTTTTCGGTGCGTAATACTCGCTCAAATGCTCTTTGTAGAGCTTGCTCGCCGGAAAACGGTTGTCGACCCAGTTGATCGCTTTTGCAGCGAGGGGCGCATCGGAGGAAACTTCTTTGAATTCAGCCATAACTGATCCTGGTTCGGTTGGGTATGGTGCAAGAGCCTGGAAATTGTGTCGGTGACAAAATTTCCAGGCGCTCTGCGCAAGGTCTTGGAGTAGACGTCTCGTTTATTGTGATTATTGTTCGCGCCAAGGCATCAAGCCTTTTTGTCTTCACCGATCAAAATTTTGTTGTCCGTCATGTACATGTGTGGTGGCACTTCGAGATTGTCCGGAGCCGGCTTGTTTTTGTAGACGCGACCAGCCAAATCAAATGTGGAGCCGTGGCATGCGCACAAAAAGCCGCCGTGCCAAGTATCGGGCAATGACGCTTGAGGGCCGGGCTGGAAGCGGTCTGATGGCGAGCAACCCAAATGGGTGCAAATACCGACGGCGACAAACACTTCTGGCTTGATCGAACGGACCTCATTACGCGCGTAGACGGGCGTGAGCTCTGAAGGCTTGCGCTTAGACATCGGATCAGCCAACTCTGGGTCGTTGAGCTTGAGGCTAGCGAGTTGCTCGGGCGTGCGCCTAACAATCCAGACCGGCTTGCCGCGCCATTCAACGGTGAGTTTTTCACCTGGTTTAATATTTGATATATCAACTTCAACAGCAGCGCCAGCGGCCTTGGCTCGCTCGGAAGGTTGAAACGTACTGATGAAAGGAACTGCCACTGTGGCAACGCCGGCAGCGCCAACCACGGACGTAGCGACTATCCAGTTTCTTTTATCTTTATCGACTGACGGACTTGCTTGGGTCATGTGAATCCTGTGAATCCTGTGAATCCTGTGTTTTCCGCATGCATTGGCTTGGAAAATGGCTTAAAAAAGTCCTATACGGACAAAGGGGATTGTAGCGGAGCGAAGACTGGGGTTTTTATGTATGAACCGGATTTGCGGGCCCACTCTGGTTTAAAAAGTCCTAAAAGTGACAGAAAAAAATGGTCGGATAAAAAGTATCAACGTGTATATTGAGTATTTTTTGACCACGCACTTAGCAGCGTAATAGGAAACAATTCAATGGGATTAATCACGGAATTCAAGGCTTTTGCAATCAAAGGCAATGTAATAGACCTCGCAGTCGGCGTAATCATAGGAGCGGCCTTTAGCAAGATTGTGGCGTCGCTGGTGTCAGACCTCATCATGCCGGCGTTCGGCGTGTTGTTTGGCAAACTTGATTTCTCCAACCTATTTATTGCGCTGGGCAAGATACCAGAAGGTACGGTAATGACCTTAGATGCCGTCAAACAAGCTGGCGTGCCGGTTCTGGCTTATGGCAACTTCATCACGGTAGCGTTGAACTTTGCCATCTTGGCTTTCATCATCTTCATCTTGGTCAAGCAAATAAACCGCCTACGCAATCAAACACCAGCACCTGCACCGGAGGCTGTAGCCACGCCTGAAGACGTGCTGCTGCTGCGCGAAATTCGCGACAGCCTCAAGGCCAAGCTGTCGGGTAATCTAACGGAAGAAAAAACCAGTTAAATTCCGGCCAAGCTGCGCGCCATGCGAATGGCCGCTATCAGGCTAGCGGGGTCAGCTTTACCGGTGCCGGCAATGTCAAAAGCCGTACCGTGGTCTGGACTGGTACGCACTAAAGGCAATCCCAGAGTGACATTCACACCCTGCTCCACGCCCAAATATTTGACGGGAATCAAACCCTGATCGTGATACATGGCTATCACCACATCGAACTCACCGGGATGAGCGGTTGTACTTCTTGCACGCATAAAAACAGTGTCTGGTGCAATCGGTCCGCTCAAGTGCAAACCAAGCGCCCTACCCGCCGCAATCGCTGGCAGGATGATGGATTGCTCCTCAGTGCCAAACAAACCACCTTCACCGGCATGCGGATTAAGCCCAGCAACGGCGATATGCGGCTGACGTCCCAAACTAGCACTGAGCGTTTTGTGGGTGATCTTGAGCGTCTCCAACAAGCTGTCAAAGGTCAACGCCTCTATGGCGTTGCGCAAAGACAAATGAATACTCACCAACACGGTTTTTAGCTCTTGATTAGCCAGCATCATGCGCACTGGCAGTTGCGCGACTGGCAGGCCTAAAAAGCGCGCTGCCTCGGCTTGTAGCATCTCGGTATGACCGGGATAGCTAGCCGCCCAACCGCCAGCGGCAGACAGCGCTTCTTTGTGAATCGGTGCCGTCACCATAGCCGCAGCCTGACCACTAAGCACAGCGCGTGCGGCTCGCACTATGCAGTCGGCGGCAGCTTGGCCGGCCAATGCACTTACTTTGCCATAAACAACAGGTGTATCTAAGGTGCCGGTTTGCAGCACCGGGATGGCATTTGGCGGCAACTCGTCAGTCGAGCCAACTAGCGAATCTAGCGCGATAACAGGCAAGGCCAGTTGCCCGGGGCACAACGCAGCAGCACGGCGCATGCTGGCCACATCACCCACCACCATGCAACCAGCGAGCAACTCGGGCTGATCCCTAAAAGCCATGGCGATGATTTCTGGACCTATGCCGGCGCCATCGCCCATAGTTATTAGCAGGCGTGAACTCATAGCGAATTTATTTCAGGTTGAATCAAACGAAAAGTTTAGGCGGGGTTATCAATATCAACAAACACATGCTCAAGACCGAACTGCGCCGCCACATAGCCGGCGACTGCCGGTGCACCATAGCGCTCAGACGCATGGTGGCCGCAAGCAATGAAAGGCACCTTAAGTTCACGCGCGATGTGGGCTTGGGGC includes:
- a CDS encoding response regulator gives rise to the protein MSAQRILLVEDDKDIRSIVQLALEHLGGYQVLACACGAQALAEAANFRPDLLLLDVSMPDMDGLETLAALRQQSALALVPVAFLTAHTAAKQVSQYRALNAVDVIAKPFDPHQLCERIRAILAKTATATTSVSAPANTDQARTDQARVALVVEDDPSIRYLLGFILAQQGWAMLEAHDGLQGKAAILGGPVVDAVLLDIMLPEIDGLQLLDILRSQRRWKDVPVMMLSASGDEPSVKRALVSGANDYLAKPFDPDDLIARLSRMHGLSSSAH
- a CDS encoding PAS domain-containing sensor histidine kinase; the protein is MITPAIPLNEADRLEDLYAYGVLDTAPEKIFDEIAELAATICGTRYAAVTFIDGDRHWFKTEYGSVFGESSRNDSICGHAILAQELFEVADTWDNPCFSGNTKLNDAKVRFYSGSQLNSSRGNSIGMLCVMDSEPRSLNTSQKQSLTQLAGVLMASLEAARQSRMLNWLGTLIDAVTDEVMVFDSLSLHFLYANAVALKSLGYSLEEMCRMTPLDVTPDTERDSLMAYLQQLQNGAQQLQFESVRLRQDGVLVPVEMRWQLLTNFGKPVILSIVHDITERKRVSNMKSEFISLVSHELRTPLTAIHGAVKLLDKGVAGILPDAATKLISLAALNTDRLCKMVDDILDLEKLASGKMQFVLQPLLVSAVLERVVQAYAAVAGVAGVQLQVQATPNLCLSADVQRLNQVLANLVSNAIAFAPRGSNVCLSAFAACKSALFIPSLGGDVSDPLAATVCLQVTDCGPGIPEHFRQNIFQRFAQANMQTNRQKGGSGLGLFMAKQMIEHMYGSISYRSQPGCTTFEVILPSAQA
- a CDS encoding ClpXP protease specificity-enhancing factor; its protein translation is MNLQESSSTRPYLIRALYEWCTDNGFTPYVAVAVDDSVHVPREYVKNNEIVLNISFDATSSLQLGNEFIEFKARFAGSSREIMVPIERVTAIYARENGQGMAFPMPNPASSQPKSPVKSTAKSPSLALSPRPAAETFDDVLDSPAQTLTAADHKGMHLVTGEGSASAPPDSDGEPPVPPKPKSGSRPSLTRIK
- a CDS encoding glutathione S-transferase N-terminal domain-containing protein, which encodes MMVLYSGTTCPFSHRCRFVLFEKGMDFEIRDVDLYNKPEDINVMNPYGQVPILVERDLILYESNIINEYIDERFPHPQLMPGDPVDRARVRLFLLNFEKELFVHVNMLESRAAKGNDKVLEKARAHIRDRLTQLAPIFLKNKYMLGDSFSMLDVAIAPLLWRLDYYDIELSKNAAPLLKYAERIFSRPAYIEALTPSEKVMRK
- a CDS encoding cytochrome c1, with protein sequence MKKFLLTLIAALGFVAGAQANEAGISWDKAPNKSNDLVALQHGAKLFVNYCLNCHAAAYMRYNRLTDIGLTAQQIKDNLMFATDKVGDTMNVAITADQGKILYGVNPPDLSVIARSRSGAGGSGSDYIYTYLRTYYRDSSKATGWNNLAYPNAAMPHVLWQLQGERKPVYEEREEHGHKVALFKGWEQVTPGTMTPLKYDQSMGDLVGYLQWMAEPARNTRVRTGVWVLMFLMLLTFAAWRLNAAFWKDVK
- a CDS encoding cytochrome b, translated to MAEFKEVSSDAPLAAKAINWVDNRFPASKLYKEHLSEYYAPKNFNFFYVFGALAMLVLVIQIVTGIFLTMNYKPDAAKAFASVEYIMRDVPWGWLIRYMHSTGASAFFIVIYLHMFRGLLYGSYRKPRELIWVFGCAIFLCLMAEAFMGYLLPWGQMSYWGAQVIVNLFAAIPFIGPDLALLIRGDYVVGDATLNRFFAFHVIAVPLVLLGLVVAHIIALHEVGSNNPDGVEIKATKGADGHPLDGIPFHPYYTVHDIFAVSVFLMAFTAVIFFAPEGGGYFLEYNNFIPADPLKTPLHIAPVWYFTPFYSMLRATTDDLINVTIVILAAIPVFTFIKTRLSLMVKIGIAVAALVAMVLLKTFDAKFWGVVVMGGSVIILFFLPWLDYSKVKSIRYRPDWHKYVYAAFVFFFLVLGYLGIQPPGVWGALNLGFVQLDLAQTISQIGTLFYFGFFLLMPWWSKLGTFKPVPDRVTFTAH
- the petA gene encoding ubiquinol-cytochrome c reductase iron-sulfur subunit → MTQASPSVDKDKRNWIVATSVVGAAGVATVAVPFISTFQPSERAKAAGAAVEVDISNIKPGEKLTVEWRGKPVWIVRRTPEQLASLKLNDPELADPMSKRKPSELTPVYARNEVRSIKPEVFVAVGICTHLGCSPSDRFQPGPQASLPDTWHGGFLCACHGSTFDLAGRVYKNKPAPDNLEVPPHMYMTDNKILIGEDKKA
- the mscL gene encoding large conductance mechanosensitive channel protein MscL → MGLITEFKAFAIKGNVIDLAVGVIIGAAFSKIVASLVSDLIMPAFGVLFGKLDFSNLFIALGKIPEGTVMTLDAVKQAGVPVLAYGNFITVALNFAILAFIIFILVKQINRLRNQTPAPAPEAVATPEDVLLLREIRDSLKAKLSGNLTEEKTS
- the pdxA gene encoding 4-hydroxythreonine-4-phosphate dehydrogenase PdxA, with the translated sequence MSSRLLITMGDGAGIGPEIIAMAFRDQPELLAGCMVVGDVASMRRAAALCPGQLALPVIALDSLVGSTDELPPNAIPVLQTGTLDTPVVYGKVSALAGQAAADCIVRAARAVLSGQAAAMVTAPIHKEALSAAGGWAASYPGHTEMLQAEAARFLGLPVAQLPVRMMLANQELKTVLVSIHLSLRNAIEALTFDSLLETLKITHKTLSASLGRQPHIAVAGLNPHAGEGGLFGTEEQSIILPAIAAGRALGLHLSGPIAPDTVFMRARSTTAHPGEFDVVIAMYHDQGLIPVKYLGVEQGVNVTLGLPLVRTSPDHGTAFDIAGTGKADPASLIAAIRMARSLAGI